One genomic segment of Streptomyces sp. TLI_146 includes these proteins:
- a CDS encoding stealth family protein, with product MRNPEAPRLLGVYRRAVPESVRKAIVSQVDADMRRRVKMRIAGGAAVAEKMRAARVTKRYQTLASGADRTVVHVGKDPKVALVTPGVTPLQARRANLDTVLRALHAAGLDHFCVRGRSETSAAVAVREDDRTAVLKVLEALCGDQPGYVTHVKGNNPVPETSLPGYEDGTWRRFRTAGTVRVTWYRTDPTHRLTLGNRYGCDVEFWHEEDGQLVPPRVGKLAETLPVEGPVTQVSEAYFTHLAPREAPDAAQVRTRAEFAIHPTDEITFPIDVVYTWVNGADPAWLRRRAQFAGETYHAEAANAARYLSRDELRYSLRSLHMYAPWVRNVYLVTDDQTPEWLDTTQPGIKVVSHKEIFRDPGLLPTFNSHAIESQLHHIEGLAEHFLYFNDDVMLGNEVTPQDFFLSSGLTKFFPSPALVPLGARTPEDPPVAAAGKNNRRLIEERYGAVVVQKMKHMPHPLRRSLLTEIETEFEPEYRYTEASRFRSEDDISISSSLHHYYAYHTQRAVPSELPYTYLDLTHPWTETRLGRLLANRDKTVFCVNDTVSTEQDVHEQKDLITPFLDAYFPVPSPFEKR from the coding sequence GTGCGTAATCCCGAGGCACCGAGACTGCTGGGGGTCTACCGGCGGGCCGTGCCCGAGAGCGTCCGCAAGGCGATCGTCTCGCAGGTCGACGCCGACATGCGGCGCCGCGTCAAGATGCGCATCGCGGGCGGCGCGGCCGTCGCCGAGAAGATGCGCGCCGCCCGCGTCACCAAGCGCTACCAGACCCTCGCCTCCGGCGCCGACCGCACGGTCGTGCACGTCGGCAAGGACCCCAAGGTCGCCCTCGTCACCCCCGGGGTGACCCCGCTCCAGGCCCGCCGCGCCAACCTCGACACCGTGCTGCGCGCCTTGCACGCCGCCGGTCTCGACCACTTCTGCGTGCGCGGCCGCTCGGAGACCTCCGCCGCCGTCGCCGTCCGCGAGGACGACCGTACGGCCGTGCTGAAGGTCCTGGAGGCGCTCTGCGGCGACCAGCCGGGCTACGTCACCCACGTCAAGGGCAACAACCCGGTCCCCGAGACCTCCCTGCCGGGGTACGAGGACGGCACCTGGCGCCGGTTCAGGACCGCCGGGACCGTCCGCGTCACCTGGTACCGCACGGACCCCACGCACCGCCTCACCCTCGGCAACCGCTACGGCTGCGACGTCGAGTTCTGGCACGAGGAGGACGGCCAGCTGGTGCCGCCGCGCGTCGGCAAGCTCGCCGAGACGCTCCCCGTCGAAGGCCCTGTCACGCAGGTCTCCGAGGCGTACTTCACCCACCTCGCGCCCCGCGAGGCCCCGGACGCGGCCCAGGTGCGCACCCGCGCCGAGTTCGCCATCCACCCCACCGACGAGATCACCTTCCCGATCGACGTCGTCTACACCTGGGTGAACGGCGCGGACCCGGCCTGGCTGCGCCGCCGTGCCCAGTTCGCGGGCGAGACCTACCACGCCGAGGCCGCCAACGCCGCGCGCTACCTCAGCCGCGACGAGCTGCGCTACTCGCTGCGCTCGCTGCACATGTACGCGCCGTGGGTGCGCAACGTCTACCTGGTGACCGACGACCAGACCCCGGAGTGGCTGGACACCACCCAGCCCGGCATCAAGGTCGTCAGCCACAAGGAGATCTTCCGCGACCCGGGCCTGCTGCCCACCTTCAACTCGCACGCCATCGAGAGCCAGCTCCACCACATCGAGGGCCTCGCCGAGCACTTCCTGTACTTCAACGACGACGTGATGCTCGGCAACGAGGTCACCCCGCAGGACTTCTTCCTCTCCAGCGGCCTCACCAAGTTCTTCCCGTCGCCCGCCCTGGTCCCGCTGGGCGCGCGCACCCCCGAGGACCCGCCGGTGGCCGCCGCGGGCAAGAACAACCGCCGTCTGATCGAGGAGCGGTACGGGGCGGTGGTCGTGCAGAAGATGAAGCACATGCCGCACCCGCTGCGCCGCAGCCTGCTCACCGAGATCGAGACGGAGTTCGAGCCGGAGTACCGCTACACCGAGGCGAGCCGGTTCCGCTCGGAGGACGACATCTCCATCTCGTCGTCCCTGCACCACTACTACGCGTACCACACGCAGCGCGCGGTGCCCTCCGAACTCCCGTACACCTACCTCGACCTGACGCACCCGTGGACCGAGACGCGGCTGGGCCGCCTTCTCGCCAACCGGGACAAGACGGTGTTCTGCGTCAACGACACGGTCTCCACCGAGCAGGACGTGCACGAGCAGAAGGACCTGATCACGCCCTTCCTCGACGCGTACTTCCCGGTGCCGAGCCCGTTCGAGAAGCGGTAG
- the obgE gene encoding GTPase ObgE, producing the protein MTTFVDRVELHVAAGNGGHGCASVHREKFKPLGGPDGGNGGRGGDVILVVDQSVTTLLDYHHSPHRKATNGQPGAGDNRTGKEGQDLILPVPDGTVVLDKDGNVLADLVGQGTTFIAGQGGRGGLGNAALASARRKAPGFALLGEPGEARDVIMELKTVADVALVGYPSAGKSSLISVLSAAKPKIADYPFTTLVPNLGVVTAGSTVYTIADVPGLIPGASQGKGLGLEFLRHVERCSVLVHVLDTATLESDRDPVSDLDVIEAELKQYGGLDDRPRIVVLNKIDIPDGQDLADMIRGDLEQRGYQVFEVSAVARTGLKELSFALAKIVAEARAAKPVEEATRIVIRPKAVDDAGFTVTYDEAAEVYRVRGEKPERWIRQTDFNNDEAVGYLADRLSRLGVEDQLMKAGARAGDAVAIGPEDNAVVFDWEPTMMAGAEMLGRRGEDHRLEAPRPAAQRRRDREAERDEAQQEFDEFKPF; encoded by the coding sequence ATGACCACCTTCGTGGACCGCGTCGAGCTGCATGTCGCCGCGGGTAACGGAGGCCACGGCTGCGCCTCCGTACACCGGGAGAAGTTCAAGCCGCTCGGCGGCCCCGACGGCGGCAACGGCGGCCGTGGCGGCGACGTCATCCTGGTCGTCGACCAGTCGGTGACCACGCTCCTCGACTACCACCACAGCCCGCACCGCAAGGCCACCAACGGCCAGCCCGGCGCCGGCGACAACCGCACCGGCAAGGAGGGGCAGGACCTGATCCTGCCGGTCCCGGACGGCACGGTCGTCCTCGACAAGGACGGCAACGTGCTCGCCGACCTCGTCGGCCAGGGCACCACCTTCATCGCCGGCCAGGGCGGCCGCGGCGGCCTCGGCAACGCGGCGCTGGCCTCCGCCCGGCGCAAGGCCCCCGGCTTCGCGCTGCTCGGCGAGCCCGGCGAGGCCCGTGACGTGATCATGGAGCTCAAGACCGTCGCCGACGTGGCCCTGGTGGGCTACCCCAGCGCGGGCAAGTCCTCCCTGATCTCCGTCCTCTCCGCCGCCAAGCCGAAGATCGCGGACTACCCGTTCACCACGCTGGTCCCCAACCTCGGCGTGGTCACCGCGGGCTCGACCGTCTACACCATCGCGGACGTGCCGGGCCTGATCCCCGGCGCCAGCCAGGGCAAGGGCCTGGGCCTGGAGTTCCTGCGGCACGTCGAGCGCTGCTCGGTGCTCGTGCACGTGCTGGACACCGCGACCCTGGAGTCCGACCGCGACCCGGTCTCCGACCTCGATGTCATCGAGGCCGAGCTGAAGCAGTACGGCGGCCTCGACGACCGGCCCCGCATCGTCGTCCTCAACAAGATCGACATCCCGGACGGCCAGGACCTCGCGGACATGATCCGCGGCGACCTGGAGCAGCGCGGCTACCAGGTCTTCGAGGTCTCCGCGGTCGCCCGCACCGGCCTCAAGGAGCTCTCCTTCGCGCTCGCGAAGATCGTGGCCGAGGCGCGTGCCGCCAAGCCCGTCGAGGAGGCCACCCGGATCGTGATCCGCCCCAAGGCGGTCGACGACGCGGGCTTCACGGTCACCTACGACGAGGCGGCCGAGGTGTACCGGGTGCGCGGCGAGAAGCCGGAGCGCTGGATCCGCCAGACCGACTTCAACAACGACGAGGCCGTCGGCTACCTCGCGGACCGCCTCAGCCGCCTCGGTGTCGAGGACCAGCTGATGAAGGCGGGCGCCCGCGCGGGCGACGCCGTGGCCATCGGCCCCGAGGACAACGCGGTCGTCTTCGACTGGGAGCCGACGATGATGGCGGGCGCGGAGATGCTGGGCCGCCGTGGCGAGGACCACCGCCTGGAGGCCCCGCGTCCCGCCGCCCAGCGGCGCCGGGACCGCGAGGCGGAGCGGGACGAGGCGCAGCAGGAGTTCGACGAGTTCAAGCCGTTCTAG